The Microcoleus sp. FACHB-68 region CGCCATTGAATACGCGGATCGCAGTAAAGCCCGCAACCTCGTAGAACTGATCGCTACCCGCGCTGCCTACCCCGAAGGCATCTCGCTTCAAGTCCGCCAACGCTTGCAACAACTTCCCTTAGAGATTGAGGAAGAAAACCGCCGCCTTGCCCAAGATCCCAACCCCGACTACACCCAAATCACCCAACTGCGGCAAGAAGTCCAAGAAAAATCCCCCTACAAACCCTTGGAATTTCAGCAAATCCAATCCCTCCTCGACCAAGAAACCGCAATCCTTGAATGGTATGTCTTGGGCGACAAATTCCTCACCTTCATCCTCACCCCTCAAACTCTCCACTTTTGGCAATCGACCCCAGAAGACCTCAACAACCTCTTTGACTGGGTTAGCGAATACCTCGCAGACTACCAAAGAAACAAAACCCAATGGCAAAACCGGCTTTCTCAACGTCTAGAAGCCCTCGCCCAAATCCTTCACCTTGACGACATCTTACACAGCCTCTTTGACAAATTCCCCACCTGCAAAAAACTCATTCTCATTCCCCATTTTTTCCTGCACCTGTTCCCCATCCATGCCTTACCCGTCCATCTCCCCTCGCCCTCTGAAATTGAGGGCAAACCTCTACAAGAATGGTTCCCCAACGGAGTCAGCTACGCCCCCAGTTGCCAACTGCTGCAACAAGCGCAAAACCGGCAACGCCCCGACTTTAACCAACTGTTTGCCATCCAAAACCCCACCCAAGACCTCGCTTTCACCGATATCGAAGTGGAAGCGATTCAAAGCTACTTCAATCCTCACCACATCCTCAAACATGACAAAGCCGAAAAAACCGCCCTCAACCTAAATAATGCTCACTGTACCCATTTCGCCTGTCACGGCTACTTCAACTTAAACGATCCCCTCAAATCTGCCCTCCTGCTTGCCAACAGTGAATTTTTGCCGCCTCCACCCGACGAGGATCAAACCCGCTATATCCCGCTACAAAACGGAAACCTACTCGACTTAGGCAAATGCCTCACCTTAGAAGATATCTTGCGACTCGACCTGAGAAACTGCCGGCTTGTGACCCTTTCCGCCTGCGAAACCGGCATCACAGACTTCACCTCCATCAGTGATGAATATATCGGCTTACCCAGTGGCTTTATCCTGGCCGGTTCCCCTAACGTCGTGAGTTCCCTTTGGGCTGTCAATGACCTCTCTACAGCCCTGCTAATGATTCGTTTTTACGAAAACCTCAAAAATGGCGCAACCGTCCCCCTCGCCCTCCAACACGCCCAAATCTGGCTGCGAAATGCTACCGCCGAGACATTGCAGCAGTGGTCTAGTCAACTAACCTTGCGCTCCACCCATCAAAGACAGTTTCGCCGGTTTAGTACAATGGACTCAACAGCAAAACCCTTTGCCTCGCCTTACTATTGGGCGGGGTTCTGTGCGATTGGGGCGTAGGAGTACAACAATGAGACTCGAAGACCAAACAATTCAAGATTTTATCACTTTGGTAGAGACACAATGGCCTTTGTTCGCGGAGTGCCAAGGAGAACTGGAACAACTGCAGACGAGTTTGCCCTCGGATAGGGAGGGAATGTCTGATGCGATCATAGATTGGTGTGAATCTCACCCCGCGATTCTTGATGCGATGGATGCCATGTCTGAACAACAGCAGCGTGATCGCGTTCCGGGAAGCCACGGCCATGCGCCACCGCCACCTGACCCAAAAGTTTACCAAGAAATGCTGGACAATGAAATCCGCCGCAACCAATCTTCCTCTAAGACCAAGCCATGACCGAGCATTCCCTGCCGACACAGGTGGAAAATCCCAAACTCACTTTGTATGCCTTCCACCTATGCCACGATATTGCCACGGATGAAGGGAAACGGGTAGAAGATAGCGAGCACCTATGGCAGACTTTCGAGACACTAGGGCAAGCGTTAGGAATTGAATCCCTCGCCACCTGCCGCTACTGGCTCAACCTCCCGGAAAATGGCGGAATGGTTCCATTTCGAGAACTACTTTCTGAGGAAATTGGCCGGTGCTTGCGTTTTCCCATTCCCTTTGCGGAAACTCAGCCGGTGACTCCCCAATGCCGCCGGAATGGGGAACTTTACGCCTTGCAACTCCACGATACCTACGCCGCCGATCTTACCTTTCGCTACACCGGCATCGTCTCTATTGACCAACTTACTGACCTCAATCCCCACGGCAAACTACTTTCCAATCAGATTCAACCTTCCCTCGGACAAACGTTAGTTCTGTTTGCCAAACCTGTCAGTAATGGGGAATTTCTTCAAACCGAATCACTCAAGTTATTGGCTGAAAATTGTGTAACGGCGTTACTGAAAGAGGCTGACAAAAATTTGCCGAGTCCAGTCTATATTGCTGAAGGCAAACTCTTAGGTAGCCCAATTTTTGAATATGACAATTTTGCAGAAGACCCGGCGCAATCTTGCCACATTCTTATCTGGCTAAATTGTCATGACGACACGGCAAAACTTGAAGCAGACGCAGGCTATTATCATTCTCTGTTTAATTTGTTATGCTGCCGCCACAAAATGCGTTTTAGCTACCACCAAGCCCGTGAGCGCAACCGAGATGCCAGAGCGATTTCTAATCAATTAGAAAATAAAGTAAAGGCGTTAGAAAATTTACCAGGAAATGTCTCAGAGCGGTTAAATGTTCTGAAGCAATCTTTTTTAGAAACGACTCCAAAAACATTTATATATTCGAGTTATCTTCGGGATATTGAAGACCATCGCACAGCGATCATTACAAACTTTAAAAATTATAATACAGCGCTCAAACAATTAAACAAAATTGAAGGAGAAAATGAGTTAAGCTTTTTACAATCATTTGACAATCAGTCTAGGAAATATCTCGCACAAATCCGCACTGACCTCAATTATTTAAAGCCTGGGGAAACCCTCTTTGGTCATTGTATTGCCACCATGCGCGGTATTGTCGAAGTTGAACAAGCGGAGATGAATGATAAACGTCAGCAAGCCGACAAAGACTTACAAGATCACATTCAAGGAATCGGGGTGGGAATAGCTGCCGGCGCGATTGTTGCCTCAAATACTGGTTTAATTACCCAACCTTGGAAAATGCCTTGGTCAAACCAACGCAGTTCAATACCTCATCCGTTTTTCATCGCCTTGTGCTTGAGTGTACTGTGCTCTTGGGGAGCTTGGCAGATAGCAAAACAGCGGATTAAGAAAAGGAGATTCAACTAAATCGATGTGTTTAACTATTCTTGTGATCAGCCTGAATCTGCTTGTGTTAAATTATATTAAATCCTCTTATTACTTGAAAATTCAGAAAATAGATGAAAGCTGAAAACTATCCATTTGCCAGAGAATTGATTGTGGACACCGAAGGTCATATCCGGAAGGTTGTTATTGACTTCAACGATTATCAGCGTCTTCTCGAAGCTATTGAGGATGAGGGATTAATCCGTGCCATGATGGAAGTCAAAGACGAAACTCCGCTAACTTTGGATGAAGCACTAGCAGAGCTTGAGAAAGAGTTAATACACTGTATCAACCAAGCTTTTTGAAAGACATCAAGGCTCTCAAAAGTACGCAGGCTTTTGAGGCTATTAAAACTCTGGTCTTTGAAGAAATTCCTAATACCCCAGGTTTTGAAGAAATCAGAAACTTGAAAAGTTAAAGGGATATGAGGATGGTTATCGAATTCGGGTGGGTGACTATCGTATTGGTTTCACATTTGATGGTTAAACCATTATTTTTTACCGCGTCCTACATCCTAGAGAGTTTTATACCTACTTTCCCTAAAAGTATATTTATACAAGAAAACTTAAGGTAGCTAGGAGATAAGCTATTTATAGGCTGCTTGTGCTTGGTATAGCAGCAGTTTAACGTGATAGGAGCCGATAAAAAGGTCAAACGCCTCCCTACACTTTATCCCAACTCCCCAGCAACATAATCTTTAACAGCCGGCGCAGAATTCAACCGCAACACCTCACCGGCAATCGCTTGTGCCTCCCCCATCGTCAAACGTGAAATCGCTGCCTTCACAGTAGAAATCACCGGCACACTCACACTCAACTCATCCACCCCCAACCCTAACAAAACCGGCACCGCCAAGGGAGATGACGCCAACTCACCGCACACCCCCACCCAGATGCCGGCATGATGCGCCGCTGCAATTGTTTGCGCGATCATCCACAACACTGCCGGCTCAAAAGCATCCGCAAGCCTTGCCACCTTGGGATTTGTGCGATCCGCTGCCATGACATACTGGCTCAAATCATTTGTGCCAATACTGAAAAAATCCACCTCCGCAGCCAGTTGATCCGCCATTACCACCGCCGCCGGCACTTCCACCATCATTCCCACTTCCATTGCTTGATTAAAAGGAATGCCAGTAGATCGCAACTGTGCCGCAGCGGTGGCTAAAATCTCCTTAGCCGCTTGAATTTCCCGCACACAGCTAATCATGGGAAACATCACCTTGATGGGATGCCGGTGACTCACTCGCAAAATTGCCCGTAGCTGAGTTATCAGCAAATCCGGATAATCTAGCAGCAAACGAATTCCCCGCCATCCCAAAAAAGGATTGGCTTCTTGCCCTAAATTCAAATAAGACACCGGCTTATCTCCACCAATATCCAGGGTGCGAATAATCAGAGGATGGGGTGCTAAACTCTCTGCAATTGCCTCATATATCTGCACCTGTTCCTCCTCAGTCGGAGCGATCGCTTTATCCAAATAAAGAAACTCACTTCGCAACAATCCCACCCCCTCAGCACCGGCAGCAAGAGCGCTTTTCGCATCAGCAAGCCCACAAACATTTGCCATCACTCGGATCTGATGTCCGTCGCGGGTAACTGCCGGCTGCTGTGCCACCTCTGCCAATTCCCGCCTCAGCGCCTCCAGACTCTCCCGTTTCCCTTGCAATTCCCGCAACAGATCCGCGTCAGGTTCCACCCACACCTGTCCCGTTTCCCCATCCAACGCAATCACCGTGCCATTTTCCAAGCGCAACAACTGTGCATCTACGCCCATCACAGCCGGAATGCCTAGAGATCGTGCCAAAATCGCACTGTGAGACGTTGTACTGCCAGAAACAGTACAAATGCCTAACACTTGAGTTAAATCTAACTGTGCGGTTTCCGAAGGACTTAAATCAGTTGCGATTAGAATTGCCGGCGCTTTCAAATCAATGGCTGTAGATACCTCGCCGGCAAGCAATTGCAAAACGCGCCGGCTCACATCTGTCACATCCGCCGATCTTGCCTGTAAATAAGCGTCTTCCAGCGTTTCGTAAGCCGCCACTATCTCATCAATCGCCGCTTTCCACGCAGCCGCAGCACTCAAATTTCCCTCAAAAATTCCCTTTCGCGTCGCGGCTAAAATTGCTGGATCTTCCAAGTACAGCAGATGCGCGTCAAAAATTGCTGCATTCGCCTCCCCCGCTTGGGCGACTGCCTTTTGGCGGAGATTTTGAATTTGATCC contains the following coding sequences:
- the ptsP gene encoding phosphoenolpyruvate--protein phosphotransferase, with the translated sequence MVGIVIVSHSAKLAEGVRELALQMVQGDVKSAIAAGMDDAENPFGTDVMQVYEAIESVYSDSGVVVLMDLGSAVMSAEMALEFLPEDRRSKVKLCEAPLVEGTIAAMVQASAGADIEQVMAEARGALGAKAAQLSLDISHLEVVTNEAKPGASEVQLTVKNPMGLHARPAAKFVATACRFASKISVRNVTASSVPVNAKSINQVITLSVRQGQMIAISADGSDATDALAALQALVEANFGEEVHQPKQVATPNIVTSGKLSGIPASKGIAIGPVILYHAAVPQVQTQYAENSETEWEQLQTAIQTAQDQIQNLRQKAVAQAGEANAAIFDAHLLYLEDPAILAATRKGIFEGNLSAAAAWKAAIDEIVAAYETLEDAYLQARSADVTDVSRRVLQLLAGEVSTAIDLKAPAILIATDLSPSETAQLDLTQVLGICTVSGSTTSHSAILARSLGIPAVMGVDAQLLRLENGTVIALDGETGQVWVEPDADLLRELQGKRESLEALRRELAEVAQQPAVTRDGHQIRVMANVCGLADAKSALAAGAEGVGLLRSEFLYLDKAIAPTEEEQVQIYEAIAESLAPHPLIIRTLDIGGDKPVSYLNLGQEANPFLGWRGIRLLLDYPDLLITQLRAILRVSHRHPIKVMFPMISCVREIQAAKEILATAAAQLRSTGIPFNQAMEVGMMVEVPAAVVMADQLAAEVDFFSIGTNDLSQYVMAADRTNPKVARLADAFEPAVLWMIAQTIAAAHHAGIWVGVCGELASSPLAVPVLLGLGVDELSVSVPVISTVKAAISRLTMGEAQAIAGEVLRLNSAPAVKDYVAGELG